Proteins from a genomic interval of Phocoena phocoena chromosome 20, mPhoPho1.1, whole genome shotgun sequence:
- the LOC136140652 gene encoding small integral membrane protein 30-like — protein sequence MILVSTQLFPVLFSLLLVLPVVEAVEARDAIALVLSITGIYACLGVYARRRNGQM from the coding sequence ATGATCTTAGTTTCAACACAATTGTTCCCAGTcctcttttcattgcttttggtGCTGCCTGTTGTTGAAGCAGTAGAAGCCAGAGATGCAATCGCTCTCGTTCTCAGTATTACAGGCATTTATGCTTGTTTGGGGGTATATGCACGAAGGAGAAATGGACAGATGTGA